GTGACACCCACTTCATACAGTGCCACGTGAATCCAATATAAACAACAACGGACGCGTTACCACTCCAGCGAAGTAAGTAACGCCAAGGGCAGTCATTTTGAAGAGGCATCCTCACGTCAACAAACAAAGGTTCTACTTCTGAAAAGAAACGTCTTAGACGCCAGTCGAGACACACACCGTGACGAGCGACATCCGAATACACAACCACAGGTAAACTCGTTCATTACATTGTCATACGATCCGCTAACAATGGAAGGCGCAGATAAAATTACCTCCTTGCATCGAAAACGAGGCTTCcaaatcgttcgatttacgACCCTATCAAAACGACTCGACGAGTACGAACAATCTAACAGACGAAACAAGGCCTCTTTGACGGCGTATAACTCATTACTCGACGACACGTGGAAGCAGTATAGAGCATTGCAAGATGAATTAGAAGATTTAGGCGAGCGGGACGACGCGCGCGTTTCCGAGATAACCGATATCTATTACGATCTGGTAGTTCGTTTACACACTCTCATGGATGACGCACCAGcatcatcgtcgtcgaaaTCGCCAAGAAGCGATTCGCCCAACATCGCTAAGCCGACGGAAATTAAACTACCAGAGATTCAGTTACCTACTTTCGACGGTGCCATCGAGAATTGGCATTCTTTCTATGACGCATTTTCGTCCACGATAGATCGAAGCGATCGACTCACTGCCACACAAAAATTCCACTACCTTCGATCTTCTTTAACCGGAAGGGCCGCGCGAAGCATCCAATCGTTGGACgttatggaaattaattatcccaTCGCGATTGATATTCTGAAGGACAAATTCGACTGCCACCGTCAAGTCTGCATGCGCCATTGGGACTTGATATTCGAATATCCAAAAATAAACAAGGAGACACCCGAGGCAATCGACGATTTTCTGGAGACGGTCAAGGCAAATCTCCAAGCCTTGGAGAAGCTAGGTGAGCCGATAACGTCAAATGTTGTCCTTATCAAATTGCTTACTTCAAAATTACCGTCCGCCATCATTCGTAAATG
This sequence is a window from Bombus pyrosoma isolate SC7728 linkage group LG10, ASM1482585v1, whole genome shotgun sequence. Protein-coding genes within it:
- the LOC122572074 gene encoding uncharacterized protein LOC122572074, yielding MEGADKITSLHRKRGFQIVRFTTLSKRLDEYEQSNRRNKASLTAYNSLLDDTWKQYRALQDELEDLGERDDARVSEITDIYYDLVVRLHTLMDDAPASSSSKSPRSDSPNIAKPTEIKLPEIQLPTFDGAIENWHSFYDAFSSTIDRSDRLTATQKFHYLRSSLTGRAARSIQSLDVMEINYPIAIDILKDKFDCHRQVCMRHWDLIFEYPKINKETPEAIDDFLETVKANLQALEKLGEPITSNVVLIKLLTSKLPSAIIRKWQRTLPDKKIPSYTHLVEFLKTRTNGDRTSPTTTTKKTSEKYNRQQQHAPRSITFATTHRPTACPSCKGQHKIWHCEVFKAKSVKNRLEIVKRASLCTNCLGQGHTIAQCSAGSCRICRQRHHTYLHQHQRHGKSRSSSGRSSSDRSSSGRSSPSSPTPRSSHRSRRASTSSKSSHRSSPRSSSKSSTRSSSKSSHRSSSRSSSKSSPRSSPRTSPKHEPGPTRTHTTGSKSSSSPQRQERK